A part of Miscanthus floridulus cultivar M001 chromosome 6, ASM1932011v1, whole genome shotgun sequence genomic DNA contains:
- the LOC136457427 gene encoding protodermal factor 1-like, with translation MEARRTGRSLLASFVVAALAAQALVAVVESRNGPVEKASQGDDVKKPDCVPGMDPRSFPGTGGHGITPVTPSHGGSGSTGTTPSHGGGGGYVPTPSHGGALPSPSHGGSGSSPSSPSTGGGGYGGSPSTPGSGAYGGFPSTPGGGGGAYGGSPSTPSGGGAYGGGSPSPSHGGAYGSSPTPAYGDSPSHGGIGTSSPTPFVTMDPHSFGTCDYWRSHPMEIWSAIGGRFPSTSSSSMGTMGHFFGAAAGSVGGADVMSIQDALGNTRADGTGALLREGAAALLNSMTRAGFPYTTEQVRDAFAAAATGGSDGAAAAQAAAFRKANEGKV, from the exons ATGGAGGCGCGGAGGACGGGGAGATCTCTCCTGGCGAGCTTTGTGGTCGCCGCGTTGGCCGCGCAGGCCTTGGTGGCCGTGGTCGAGTCCAGGAACGGACCCGTCGAGAAGGCGAGCCAAG GTGACGACGTGAAGAAGCCGGACTGCGTGCCGGGGATGGACCCGCGCTCGTTCCCGGGTACCGGCGGGCACGGCATCACGCCCGTGACGCCGTCACACGGAGGCTCCGGCTCCACCGGGACGACGCCGTCCCACGGCGGCGGAGGCGGGTACGTGCCGACGCCTTCGCACGGCGGGGCGCTGCCTTCCCCGTCCcacggcggctccggctcctctccGTCGTCGCCCTCCACCGGCGGTGGTGGCTACGGTGGGTCTCCATCCACTCCCGGCAGCGGCGCGTACGGTGGGTTTCCATCCAcccctggcggcggcggcggcgcgtacgGTGGGTCTCCGTCCAcccccagcggcggcggcgcctacGGAGGCGGGTCCCCGTCGCCTTCCCATGGTGGCGCATATGGGAGCTCTCCGACGCCCGCGTACGGCGACTCCCCCTCCCACGGCGGCATCGGCACCTCGTCGCCGACGCCATTCGTCACCATGGACCCCCACAGCTTCGGCACCTGCGA CTACTGGAGGTCGCacccgatggagatctggtcagCGATCGGCGGCCGGTTCCCgagcacgtcgtcgtcgtcgatgggGACGATGGGCCACTTCTTCGGCGCGGCGGCTGGCAGCGTGGGCGGCGCCGACGTGATGAGCATCCAGGACGCGCTGGGCAACACGCGTGCGGACGGCACGGGCGCGCTGCTGCGCGAGGGCGCCGCCGCGCTGCTCAACTCCATGACCCGCGCCGGCTTCCCCTACACTACGGAGCAGGTCCGCGACGCGTTCGCGGCGGCGGCCACGGGCGGGTCTGACGGCGCGGCCGCGGCGCAGGCCGCGGCATTCAGGAAGGCCAACGAGGGCAAGGTGTAG